One genomic region from Flagellimonas oceani encodes:
- a CDS encoding competence/damage-inducible protein A codes for MQAEIITIGDEILIGQIVDSNSAFISKELNKIGVSVYQITSIQDDREHILKSLKEAGERSSVVIITGGLGPTKDDVTKHTLCEFFDDELVRDDSVLHHIEELFKKYITTPISDLNREQAMVPSKATVLHNEFGTAPGIWMKKGETAFVSLPGVPYEMMNLIKKSVLPKIIEEYERPHIVHKTILTYGMGESAIAEKLEHWEDNLPSFIKFAYLPNIGSVRLRLSAKGTDKEALLQGIEAQVKKLYPIIGDIIYGEEEEDGRVEKQIGTLLTDKKMSLSTAESFTGGSIAERLTSVPGASAYFKGSMVCYATEAKVNLLGVPQELIDQHSVVSEEVAIAMAIGVKNKLVTDFSIATTGNAGPAKGDSDAEVGTVYIGIATPKGAFAQKFVMGKHRDRVVKKSVNKAFELLYKEILNF; via the coding sequence ATGCAGGCCGAGATAATCACCATTGGGGACGAGATTCTCATTGGACAGATTGTAGATTCCAATTCAGCATTTATTTCCAAAGAACTGAACAAAATTGGGGTCTCCGTTTATCAGATAACGTCGATTCAAGATGACAGGGAGCATATACTTAAGTCCTTGAAAGAGGCTGGTGAGCGTTCTTCGGTGGTCATCATCACGGGAGGTCTGGGACCAACAAAGGACGATGTTACCAAACATACCCTTTGCGAATTTTTTGACGATGAACTGGTGCGGGACGATTCGGTGCTACATCATATTGAGGAGCTTTTCAAAAAATACATCACCACGCCCATTTCCGATTTGAACCGGGAACAGGCCATGGTGCCTTCAAAAGCAACGGTGCTGCACAACGAGTTTGGAACAGCCCCGGGCATTTGGATGAAAAAAGGCGAAACAGCTTTTGTTTCCCTTCCCGGAGTGCCCTACGAAATGATGAATCTCATCAAAAAATCGGTGTTGCCAAAAATCATTGAAGAATATGAGCGGCCGCATATTGTCCACAAGACCATACTGACTTATGGAATGGGGGAGAGTGCGATTGCCGAAAAGCTCGAGCACTGGGAAGATAATCTGCCGTCATTCATCAAATTTGCCTATCTGCCGAATATAGGTAGTGTAAGGCTTCGACTTTCTGCTAAGGGCACGGATAAGGAAGCGCTGTTGCAGGGTATTGAAGCGCAGGTAAAAAAACTCTATCCTATTATTGGTGATATTATTTACGGGGAAGAGGAGGAAGATGGAAGGGTCGAAAAACAGATAGGTACACTGCTTACCGATAAAAAAATGAGCTTGTCCACCGCAGAAAGTTTTACGGGGGGCAGTATTGCCGAACGACTGACTTCCGTTCCCGGGGCGTCCGCCTACTTTAAAGGTAGTATGGTCTGCTATGCGACCGAGGCCAAAGTGAATTTGTTGGGGGTTCCGCAAGAACTCATTGACCAACATTCCGTAGTGAGCGAAGAAGTCGCCATTGCCATGGCAATTGGCGTTAAAAATAAGTTGGTAACCGATTTCTCCATAGCCACCACTGGCAATGCGGGGCCCGCCAAGGGAGATTCCGATGCCGAGGTTGGGACCGTTTATATTGGAATTGCTACCCCAAAAGGTGCTTTTGCCCAAAAATTCGTGATGGGAAAGCATCGGGACAGGGTCGTGAAAAAGTCTGTAAACAAGGCTTTTGAGCTCTTGTACAAAGAAATTTTAAATTTCTGA
- a CDS encoding Hpt domain-containing protein yields MIYNLDKINEMAEGDEEFITSVISVFLEEVPEDLESLEKAIGCKDYENIYKLAHKIKPNVDILGMEQTRAKALEIETLGKATGSMEEIEQKFPLLKKDVLQVVSELKNDFDL; encoded by the coding sequence ATGATTTACAACCTCGATAAAATAAATGAAATGGCGGAAGGTGACGAGGAGTTTATTACCTCGGTAATTTCCGTTTTTTTGGAAGAAGTTCCTGAAGACCTAGAAAGCCTGGAAAAGGCGATAGGTTGCAAGGACTATGAAAATATATATAAGTTGGCCCATAAAATTAAGCCCAATGTGGATATTTTGGGTATGGAGCAAACAAGGGCCAAGGCCTTGGAAATAGAAACGCTCGGTAAGGCAACCGGTAGCATGGAGGAAATTGAACAAAAGTTTCCTTTGTTGAAAAAGGATGTGCTCCAAGTGGTCTCTGAACTTAAAAACGACTTCGATCTTTAG
- the rpmG gene encoding 50S ribosomal protein L33: MAKKGNRVQVILECTEHKESGMPGTSRYITTKNKKNTPDRMEIKKYNPILKRMTVHKEIK; this comes from the coding sequence ATGGCAAAGAAAGGAAATAGGGTTCAGGTAATTTTAGAGTGTACAGAGCACAAGGAATCTGGTATGCCAGGTACTTCTAGATACATTACCACAAAGAACAAGAAGAACACGCCAGATAGGATGGAAATCAAAAAGTACAATCCTATCCTTAAGCGTATGACCGTTCATAAAGAAATTAAGTAA
- a CDS encoding DUF4295 domain-containing protein, whose translation MAKKTVATLQSSSKRLTKAIKMVKSPKTGAYTFVESVMAPEMVNDWLNSK comes from the coding sequence ATGGCAAAGAAAACAGTAGCAACACTTCAGTCATCATCCAAGAGATTGACCAAAGCCATAAAAATGGTAAAATCTCCCAAAACAGGGGCTTACACTTTTGTAGAGTCTGTAATGGCACCGGAAATGGTGAATGACTGGTTGAACAGCAAATAA
- the rpmB gene encoding 50S ribosomal protein L28, protein MSKVCEVTGKKVMFGNNVSFSINKTKRRFDSNISKKRFYIPEEDRWVTLNVSARGLKIINKKGISAVLKEINSKK, encoded by the coding sequence ATGTCTAAAGTTTGTGAAGTAACAGGAAAAAAGGTGATGTTTGGAAACAACGTTTCCTTTTCTATCAATAAGACAAAAAGGAGATTTGATTCAAATATCTCCAAGAAGAGGTTTTATATTCCAGAGGAAGATCGTTGGGTAACCTTGAACGTTTCTGCCCGTGGGTTGAAAATCATCAACAAAAAAGGAATCTCTGCTGTCTTGAAGGAAATCAATTCCAAAAAGTAA
- a CDS encoding sodium:solute symporter, translating to MSATQILLLIGAYFLVLILISYFTGKNDSNADFFKAGKQSPWYIVAFGMVGASLSGVTFISVPGWVGDSQLTYMQVVLGYLFGYFVVAFVLLPLYYKLNLTSIYEYLHDRFGKVSHRTGAFFFFISRVLGAAFRLYLVAIVLQQFVFDDLGVRFEVTVVISILLIWLYTNKGGIKTIVWTDTLQTLFMIVAVILSIVMINQELGWSFGEFLTSDALKNYDDFLVTDNFLDKNYFIKSFVGGMFVTICMTGLDQDMMQKNLTCKSLKDAQKNMVSFSFVLVGVTFLFMLLGALLYIFATRDGISIPLMDGTPKTDLLFPEIALNGGLGLALAITFMLGLIAAAYSSADSALTSLTTSFCVDFLNVQQKGEKEQKRIRKRTHIAMSVVLVIVIIAFKYILSSNVIDSLLTVAGYTYGPLLGLFAFGILTKHKIKDSYVWAVALASVIAIVLIANIPAEYLGGYQVGYELLPLNGLLTFIGLWFIRTKEPNSKTNIVQ from the coding sequence ATGTCGGCCACACAAATTTTGTTGCTGATCGGCGCCTATTTCTTGGTGCTGATCCTTATATCTTATTTTACCGGTAAAAACGATTCCAATGCCGATTTTTTTAAGGCAGGCAAACAATCACCATGGTATATTGTTGCTTTTGGAATGGTAGGCGCCTCTTTATCGGGCGTAACTTTTATATCGGTTCCTGGATGGGTGGGCGATAGCCAATTAACGTATATGCAAGTGGTGCTGGGCTACCTGTTCGGGTATTTTGTGGTGGCATTTGTACTCTTGCCCCTATACTACAAGCTCAACCTCACCTCTATTTACGAATATTTGCATGATCGTTTTGGAAAAGTGAGCCACCGTACCGGCGCATTTTTCTTTTTTATATCGAGGGTTTTGGGTGCGGCGTTCCGGTTATATTTGGTGGCCATTGTTTTACAGCAATTTGTTTTTGATGACCTAGGGGTCCGTTTTGAAGTCACAGTGGTGATTTCCATTTTATTGATTTGGCTCTACACCAACAAGGGAGGGATAAAAACCATTGTTTGGACGGATACTTTGCAGACACTCTTTATGATCGTCGCAGTGATTCTTTCCATTGTGATGATCAATCAGGAATTGGGTTGGAGTTTTGGGGAATTTTTGACTTCGGATGCCCTAAAAAATTATGATGACTTTTTGGTGACCGATAACTTTTTGGACAAAAATTATTTTATCAAATCCTTTGTCGGGGGGATGTTCGTTACCATTTGTATGACGGGCCTGGATCAAGATATGATGCAAAAGAACCTTACCTGTAAATCTTTGAAGGATGCCCAAAAGAACATGGTTTCCTTTAGTTTTGTGCTGGTAGGCGTTACATTTTTGTTCATGTTGTTGGGCGCGCTGCTCTACATTTTTGCAACAAGGGACGGTATTTCCATTCCCTTGATGGACGGCACTCCCAAAACCGACCTTTTGTTCCCCGAAATTGCTTTGAACGGCGGCCTGGGATTGGCCTTGGCCATTACTTTTATGCTCGGCTTGATCGCTGCTGCCTACAGTAGCGCGGATAGTGCGCTTACTTCGTTGACCACCTCCTTTTGTGTGGACTTTTTAAATGTTCAACAAAAAGGCGAAAAGGAACAAAAACGCATTAGAAAACGTACCCATATTGCAATGAGCGTTGTACTGGTGATCGTGATCATCGCGTTTAAATACATACTGAGCAGTAATGTCATCGACAGTCTGCTTACAGTAGCAGGTTATACCTATGGCCCGCTCTTGGGACTTTTTGCGTTCGGGATTCTTACCAAACACAAAATAAAGGACAGTTATGTATGGGCCGTTGCCCTTGCCTCGGTTATTGCCATTGTTTTGATCGCCAATATCCCGGCGGAGTATTTGGGCGGTTATCAGGTTGGCTATGAATTGTTACCACTCAACGGATTGTTGACATTTATTGGTTTGTGGTTTATCCGCACCAAAGAACCAAATTCCAAAACTAATATTGTCCAGTAG
- a CDS encoding dihydrolipoamide acetyltransferase family protein, whose protein sequence is MSKFELKLPQMGESVAEATLTNWLKEVGDTIEMDEAVFEIATDKVDSEVPSEVDGVLVEKRFDVDDVIKVGEVVAVIQIEGEVELATEDSSEDDVKEEVSVEAPARELETQMASVKESVSAPVPDYSSSERFYSPLVKNIAKEENVSMDELEAIAGTGKEGRVTKNDIMAYLENRSNGSQTKEEAQPRPEAKPEKADAPAAPKETVADKPKESKIHVGAGDEVIPLTRMGKLIAHHMIESVSTSAHVQSFVEVDVTNVVNWRNKVKNAFQQREGEKLTFTPIFMEAVAMALKKYPLMNISLDGDKVIKKKNINLGMAAALPDGNLIVPVIKNADQLNLVGMAKTVNDLAERARNNKLKPDEVKDGTYTVTNVGSFGSVFGTPIINQPQVGILALGAIRKLPSVIETDQGEYIGIRSKMYLSHSYDHRVVNGALGGMFVKAVADYLEAWDINREI, encoded by the coding sequence ATGTCAAAATTTGAATTGAAATTACCGCAAATGGGAGAAAGTGTCGCAGAAGCTACTTTGACCAACTGGTTGAAGGAAGTCGGCGATACCATAGAGATGGACGAAGCCGTCTTTGAAATTGCCACCGACAAAGTGGATTCCGAAGTTCCCAGTGAAGTAGATGGGGTGTTGGTGGAAAAGCGGTTCGATGTAGATGATGTGATAAAAGTAGGTGAAGTCGTTGCCGTAATTCAAATTGAAGGAGAAGTTGAGCTTGCCACAGAAGATAGTTCTGAGGACGATGTTAAGGAAGAGGTTTCCGTGGAAGCGCCTGCAAGGGAGCTGGAGACCCAAATGGCCAGTGTAAAGGAATCTGTTTCAGCTCCGGTACCCGATTATTCAAGTTCAGAACGATTCTATTCACCTTTGGTGAAAAATATAGCCAAGGAAGAGAATGTTTCCATGGACGAATTGGAGGCCATTGCCGGCACCGGTAAAGAAGGCAGGGTCACTAAAAATGATATTATGGCCTACTTGGAAAATCGTTCCAACGGAAGCCAAACAAAAGAGGAGGCCCAACCCAGACCTGAAGCCAAGCCAGAAAAAGCAGATGCACCTGCAGCACCAAAAGAGACGGTTGCCGATAAACCAAAAGAATCCAAAATCCATGTTGGAGCAGGAGATGAGGTAATTCCGTTGACCCGCATGGGCAAATTGATCGCCCATCACATGATCGAGAGTGTATCAACGTCCGCGCACGTGCAGAGCTTTGTAGAGGTGGACGTGACCAATGTGGTGAATTGGAGAAACAAGGTGAAAAATGCATTCCAACAGCGGGAAGGCGAAAAATTGACCTTTACGCCCATATTTATGGAAGCTGTGGCCATGGCCCTTAAAAAATATCCATTGATGAACATCTCTTTGGATGGGGACAAGGTCATCAAAAAGAAAAACATCAACTTGGGAATGGCAGCCGCCCTGCCCGATGGTAACTTGATCGTGCCCGTAATCAAAAATGCGGACCAATTGAACTTGGTGGGCATGGCCAAAACCGTGAACGACCTGGCAGAAAGGGCAAGAAACAACAAGCTAAAACCCGACGAAGTTAAGGATGGTACATATACGGTGACCAATGTTGGTTCCTTCGGAAGTGTTTTCGGAACGCCCATTATCAATCAACCTCAAGTTGGGATTCTGGCATTGGGAGCCATCAGAAAGCTGCCATCCGTCATAGAGACCGACCAAGGAGAGTACATCGGTATCCGTAGCAAAATGTACCTCTCGCACAGTTATGATCACCGAGTGGTCAACGGTGCGTTGGGCGGAATGTTCGTAAAGGCAGTGGCCGATTATTTGGAAGCTTGGGACATAAACAGGGAAATATAG
- the recR gene encoding recombination mediator RecR: protein MEFSSKLLENAVYEMSQLPGIGKRTALRLVLHLLKQPEERTELLAHALLKLKSEVNFCKNCHNISDTEVCEICANPKRDETLVCVVEDIRDVMAIENTSQYNGLYHVLGGKISPMEGVGPQDLNIASLVKKVRDGTIKELILALSSTMEGDTTNFYIYKQLEGLEVTTSTIARGISVGDELEYADEVTLGRSIINRVPFESSMKAN, encoded by the coding sequence ATGGAATTTTCGTCGAAGCTATTGGAAAACGCAGTTTACGAAATGTCGCAGTTGCCGGGAATCGGTAAACGTACGGCATTACGTTTGGTGCTCCATCTGTTAAAACAGCCCGAGGAAAGGACCGAACTGCTGGCCCATGCGCTGCTGAAATTGAAGAGCGAGGTCAATTTTTGTAAAAACTGCCATAATATTTCCGATACCGAAGTGTGCGAAATATGCGCAAATCCCAAACGGGACGAAACCTTGGTATGTGTGGTGGAGGACATCAGGGATGTAATGGCCATTGAGAACACCTCTCAATATAATGGGCTCTACCATGTATTGGGCGGCAAAATCTCACCCATGGAAGGTGTGGGGCCGCAGGACCTGAATATCGCTTCATTGGTGAAGAAAGTGAGGGACGGTACCATTAAAGAATTGATATTGGCCCTAAGCTCTACTATGGAAGGAGACACCACTAATTTTTATATTTACAAACAACTGGAAGGTTTGGAGGTGACCACCTCTACAATCGCCAGGGGAATTTCGGTGGGCGATGAATTGGAATATGCAGATGAAGTAACTTTGGGCAGGAGTATCATCAATAGAGTGCCTTTTGAAAGTTCGATGAAAGCGAATTAG
- a CDS encoding 3'-5' exonuclease gives MQLQLTKPICFFDLETTGTNVAKDRIVEISILKVYPNGNKESRTWLVNPEMPIPAESEAIHGISDEKVANEPTFKQLSKEIYAMIRDSDLGGFNSDRFDIPLLAEEMLRADVDFDMKRMVSVDVQTIFHKMEKRTLEAAYKFYCDKNLDDAHSAEADTLATYEVLLAQLERYPELENDVKKLSEFTTRRQNLDFAGFIGLNENEEPIFAFGKHKGRTVDEVMEKEPGYFGWILNADFPLYTKKVLTQIKLSKLNNKI, from the coding sequence ATGCAATTACAATTGACCAAACCTATCTGTTTTTTTGACTTGGAGACCACTGGGACCAACGTTGCGAAGGATAGGATTGTAGAGATTTCCATTCTAAAGGTCTATCCGAACGGAAATAAAGAAAGTAGAACATGGTTGGTAAACCCGGAGATGCCCATTCCGGCAGAATCCGAAGCCATTCATGGGATTTCCGATGAAAAAGTGGCCAACGAGCCAACGTTTAAGCAATTATCCAAGGAAATCTATGCGATGATTCGCGATAGTGACCTGGGAGGGTTCAATTCCGATAGGTTCGATATTCCGCTTTTGGCCGAGGAGATGCTGCGTGCCGATGTGGATTTTGATATGAAACGCATGGTGTCCGTTGACGTGCAGACCATTTTCCATAAAATGGAAAAGCGCACCCTGGAAGCTGCGTACAAGTTTTACTGTGATAAGAATTTGGATGATGCCCATAGTGCCGAAGCCGATACTTTGGCAACCTACGAAGTGTTGTTGGCACAGTTGGAGCGGTATCCGGAACTTGAAAACGACGTGAAAAAACTGTCGGAGTTCACTACCCGAAGACAGAATCTTGATTTTGCAGGCTTTATCGGTCTCAATGAGAACGAGGAACCGATTTTTGCCTTCGGGAAACATAAAGGAAGAACAGTGGATGAGGTGATGGAGAAAGAGCCCGGTTATTTCGGCTGGATTTTGAACGCCGATTTCCCATTGTACACCAAAAAAGTACTTACCCAGATAAAGTTGAGCAAGCTCAACAACAAAATTTAA
- a CDS encoding CoA-binding protein: protein MQKTLVVGASTNPGRYSNTAIRRLVDNNIETTAFGIRGGTVSGVQIKDNLVDFQNIDTVTLYLGPKNQKEYYQQIVGLKPRRVIFNPGTENPEFYKILENAGIQVEVACTLVLLATGQY from the coding sequence ATGCAAAAGACACTTGTCGTAGGGGCTTCTACAAACCCGGGAAGATACAGTAACACAGCAATTCGTAGGTTGGTCGACAACAATATTGAAACGACCGCATTTGGGATACGTGGGGGAACTGTATCAGGGGTACAAATTAAAGACAACTTGGTTGATTTTCAAAATATTGATACCGTAACTTTATACCTAGGCCCAAAAAATCAAAAAGAATATTATCAACAAATCGTTGGTTTAAAACCCAGGCGCGTGATTTTTAACCCTGGAACGGAAAATCCAGAATTCTATAAAATCCTTGAAAATGCTGGTATTCAGGTAGAAGTGGCCTGTACGTTGGTACTCTTGGCTACTGGACAATATTAG
- a CDS encoding TonB-dependent receptor domain-containing protein, which translates to MRHVSLLFALLLCMTSPFLTFANDPGDALGVINGKVIDDISNQPIAYAAVVIKSEDGSQTITGGITTEDGNFEIDKLPDGTFIFEVQYIGYKTHSQKLVIAKGKRTHDLGTVVLVEETKELEGVELVAERTTIEQRVDRKVINVGKDLTTAGASASDIMNNIPSVNVDSQTGDITLRGNSNVRVMVDGKLSNVPVAQLLKQIPSTSIKSIELITNPSAKYNPEGMSGIINIVLHKNANIGFNGNVNMGLTKGIEAKFNSSIDLNYRNGKFNFYGNYGNNIGKWVNDGSILRVDENSRQKFDFFNNNKSHLYKLGVDFYLNDKNTISFFTNQNIYEGEGTGETAVSYFNDPSRNVTQLFLDDSNNNSEQYNFDYKLDFNKEGHNIELEVDHNRFESEQDADFRSIGASTYPDYMDFVDTERTQTTANLDYVNPLDSISKLELGLESRNFETIVDYSSTGQSFNSNGTLVPTPSTKFVYDMDIYSAYATFGQSYEKWSYQMGVRIEDVQVKADTNAIRAFTDDYTQVYPSAFVTYKPNDKDQVQVSYSRRVDRPGLQQVNPIREFATPLISSFGNPNLVPQFTSSYEANYTKRIKNGSITGGVFYRSISDEINRAVYVDRLDLNKTILTFDNFDKTSAYGVELSTNYKPLKWWNINGSFDLFSQTQRGLTETLNTTDPNPSEDDIVEQRVKVDNTAWNLRMNNSFTVTKALTFQAFGFYRGRNKSIQFNAEPMYFVNLGARYSFAEGKGTLSLNYNDIFNTMRFAFEGEYPYAQEGAFNWESNNVYVGLSYQFGSGKNRAKQRKRRDSDTKQGGGGIL; encoded by the coding sequence ATGAGACATGTGAGCCTTCTATTTGCACTATTGCTGTGCATGACCTCCCCATTTTTAACTTTTGCCAACGACCCGGGCGATGCCCTGGGAGTGATCAACGGTAAAGTTATCGATGACATCTCCAATCAACCCATTGCCTATGCTGCCGTAGTGATCAAATCAGAGGATGGTTCCCAGACCATTACCGGTGGAATTACCACAGAGGACGGAAATTTTGAAATTGACAAACTGCCCGATGGCACATTTATTTTTGAAGTACAGTACATCGGCTATAAAACACATTCCCAAAAACTAGTGATCGCCAAGGGCAAACGAACCCATGATCTGGGCACCGTTGTGCTGGTCGAAGAGACCAAAGAACTGGAAGGCGTGGAATTGGTGGCCGAACGTACCACCATTGAACAACGCGTGGACCGAAAGGTCATTAATGTAGGTAAAGATTTGACCACCGCAGGTGCTTCGGCATCCGACATTATGAACAACATACCCTCCGTTAACGTAGATTCCCAAACAGGGGATATCACCTTGCGGGGAAACTCGAACGTAAGGGTTATGGTAGATGGAAAACTCTCCAACGTTCCCGTGGCCCAATTGCTCAAGCAGATTCCGTCCACATCAATTAAATCCATAGAACTCATTACCAATCCATCCGCAAAGTATAATCCCGAGGGCATGAGCGGAATCATAAACATAGTGCTTCACAAAAATGCGAACATAGGCTTTAACGGTAACGTGAACATGGGGCTCACCAAGGGTATCGAAGCCAAGTTCAACAGTTCCATCGATTTGAATTACCGGAACGGCAAATTCAATTTCTACGGCAACTATGGCAACAATATTGGCAAATGGGTGAACGATGGTAGTATTCTCCGTGTGGACGAGAACTCGCGTCAAAAGTTTGACTTTTTCAACAATAACAAATCGCACCTGTATAAATTGGGAGTCGATTTCTACTTGAACGACAAAAACACCATTTCCTTTTTTACCAACCAGAATATTTATGAAGGAGAAGGAACCGGTGAGACCGCCGTATCCTATTTTAACGATCCTTCGCGCAACGTTACCCAGTTGTTCTTGGATGACTCCAACAACAACAGTGAACAATATAATTTTGATTATAAGCTCGATTTTAACAAGGAGGGCCACAACATTGAATTGGAAGTGGACCATAACCGCTTCGAAAGTGAACAAGATGCCGATTTTAGGTCTATCGGAGCCTCTACCTATCCCGATTATATGGATTTTGTGGATACGGAACGCACCCAGACCACGGCCAATTTGGACTACGTCAATCCTTTGGACAGTATTTCCAAACTCGAGCTTGGACTGGAATCCAGAAATTTTGAGACCATCGTGGATTACTCCTCAACAGGGCAATCTTTCAACTCCAACGGCACACTGGTACCTACGCCATCCACAAAATTTGTGTACGATATGGATATTTACTCAGCGTACGCCACCTTTGGACAGTCCTACGAAAAATGGTCCTACCAAATGGGCGTTCGCATAGAAGATGTCCAGGTCAAGGCAGACACCAATGCCATACGTGCCTTTACCGACGATTACACCCAAGTTTACCCCTCAGCATTTGTAACGTACAAACCCAATGATAAGGACCAGGTACAAGTCAGTTACAGCCGACGTGTGGACAGGCCCGGATTACAACAGGTAAATCCCATACGTGAATTTGCGACACCTTTGATCTCCTCGTTCGGAAACCCGAATTTGGTTCCACAGTTCACAAGCTCTTACGAAGCGAATTACACGAAAAGAATAAAAAATGGAAGCATCACAGGGGGCGTTTTCTACAGAAGTATTTCCGACGAGATCAACCGGGCCGTTTATGTGGACCGCCTGGACCTGAACAAGACCATACTGACCTTTGATAATTTTGACAAAACTTCCGCTTACGGAGTGGAACTTTCCACCAATTATAAACCTTTAAAATGGTGGAACATCAATGGCAGCTTTGACCTGTTCTCCCAGACCCAACGTGGGCTTACCGAAACGCTGAACACAACGGACCCAAATCCGAGCGAGGACGATATTGTAGAACAACGGGTAAAGGTGGACAACACCGCTTGGAACCTAAGAATGAACAATAGTTTCACCGTAACAAAAGCATTGACGTTTCAGGCATTTGGTTTTTACCGAGGCCGCAACAAGAGCATACAGTTCAATGCCGAGCCCATGTACTTTGTCAATTTAGGGGCCCGATACAGCTTTGCCGAAGGCAAGGGAACACTGAGCCTTAATTATAACGACATTTTCAACACGATGCGATTTGCTTTCGAGGGAGAATATCCCTACGCACAAGAAGGTGCCTTTAACTGGGAGAGCAATAATGTGTACGTTGGATTGTCCTACCAGTTTGGAAGCGGAAAAAACCGCGCCAAACAACGTAAAAGAAGAGATAGCGATACCAAACAAGGCGGCGGCGGAATCCTTTAA
- a CDS encoding fumarylacetoacetate hydrolase family protein translates to MKLICIGRNYVDHINELSNERPDEPVVFIKPDSAILPKEQDFYIPEFSEDVHYEVEVLVKIKKVGKHISKEFAHKYYDEVGLGIDFTARDLQSKLKSKGLPWEKAKGFDGAAVVGKWLPKDKFEDLDNVRFSLSKNNETVQAGNTSLMLWKIDEIIAHISTYFMLKKGDIIFTGTPAGVGKVSPNDYLVGTLEGEQMFDINVK, encoded by the coding sequence ATGAAACTGATTTGTATAGGACGCAATTATGTAGACCACATAAATGAACTCAGTAATGAGCGTCCGGACGAACCTGTGGTTTTTATCAAACCGGATTCCGCCATCTTGCCCAAGGAGCAGGATTTTTATATCCCCGAATTTTCCGAAGACGTGCACTACGAAGTGGAAGTTTTGGTGAAAATCAAAAAAGTAGGTAAGCACATTTCCAAGGAATTTGCCCATAAATATTATGATGAAGTTGGATTGGGCATTGATTTTACGGCAAGGGACCTTCAATCCAAATTAAAATCCAAGGGCCTGCCTTGGGAAAAGGCGAAAGGGTTCGATGGAGCGGCCGTAGTCGGGAAATGGCTGCCAAAGGACAAGTTTGAAGATTTGGACAACGTGCGTTTTTCACTCTCAAAAAATAATGAAACCGTCCAAGCAGGGAATACCTCTTTGATGCTGTGGAAGATAGATGAAATTATAGCCCACATATCAACTTATTTTATGTTGAAAAAAGGTGATATCATCTTTACCGGCACTCCTGCCGGTGTTGGTAAAGTAAGCCCAAATGACTACCTTGTGGGTACATTGGAAGGTGAGCAAATGTTTGATATTAATGTAAAATAA